One window of Fundidesulfovibrio putealis DSM 16056 genomic DNA carries:
- a CDS encoding tetratricopeptide repeat protein, translating into MWPGTLLAFLTAVKPRPPAKTAWLLCLCILLAPLAPAWAQTYALSSDSSADLLTITFPKNAPVPVVLRTGAKRVEVLFPAGTNLKGVSGGTVRGRHISGLSVADNVLVVDTESDAFGFVSSPKGGKAVQLQVFYDPSGTRWKPAPGKPDASASASAQPEQAPIQTPAPQAPAAQSESLPGGGVKVRMDLSGTAPQQAPASGTAPAPAPVASQPSGAASASSPVQAPAGGPVSDTVTAPAPVTGQVAGQALPVAQPQAPEAKPQPAPAQGVTAKIDFSATPPSGAQGAGQPPAPATAPAPAQQGVTGSPVQPQASPPTGAQATGTIGPQPAKPSESAQPALASPAPVSQQIAQAPASAAAPAAGAQAVTQQPPASATPASPATPAPPAPAQPAPGEVRAPISFETVPDPAKPAAQGKIETPPEAPAAAPAQTPAAPGEQPPPPAPEAPLAPGQEKPDTLEDKAFLISGEQSLAHGDNEKALSIARTLLEKQGLSKELTEGALYLQAEAMFVLDKDKLAETYPELSGAIQQALNYNTTSMRVPRALIKLGYIHLRQGNLPEARAYFNLLRNKYPLDQEVPLIDVYWGEYYLDQAKQRDAKGNYERAAQAFREVLQKHPESRFARDAALGLSKALLELQQYGEAAKVVEYVDKRWPRYYVENPSLRRVAADIAYKLGDFARAKDDYLWFYNLVPKDSANDLVLARLGDVSVKLGKRDAAREFYDMAIRLYPGQEGALMAMMRMAEQGIHDAPTLQEMYKAFADPKDIKPEKIYEIIVNEYPKSALAPLALLKLTMWRMFKQEYPETLELANRFVKDYHGNDLEKSAVEVGAQAFGKMVGPLLEEMNYKRILELWRKYPFLAERGDVLSDRERLGVALALYYQGAPKDALAMAEPYLEKGPTPDAQKALALMLTIYRENQDWQSILETLRKVASWKMGDNPRRTLEFAQAMALEHTGEFARSRLLWARLAADSQLEPGKRAYAVYYQARTALERKDYDKALVWALDSRTLFKEAAKDDGKARDALQLMVEANQGAGRYREALALCAQLDAEAPPDSAEWAANRLRMAGLHRSLGDMASWRKVLEDMRDSQKDSLYGKLAASELATRGIEERAGRLSGPP; encoded by the coding sequence GTGTGGCCTGGCACGCTTCTTGCTTTCCTCACCGCCGTGAAGCCGCGTCCACCGGCCAAGACGGCTTGGCTCCTTTGCCTGTGCATCCTCCTCGCGCCCCTGGCTCCGGCCTGGGCGCAGACCTATGCCCTGTCCAGCGACTCCTCCGCCGATCTTTTGACCATCACTTTCCCTAAGAACGCTCCGGTTCCCGTGGTGCTGCGCACCGGGGCCAAGCGGGTGGAGGTGCTCTTTCCGGCAGGGACCAACCTGAAGGGCGTGTCCGGCGGCACGGTTCGCGGCAGGCATATTTCAGGCCTGAGCGTGGCGGACAACGTGCTGGTGGTGGACACGGAGTCCGACGCCTTCGGCTTCGTCAGCTCTCCCAAGGGCGGCAAGGCGGTGCAGCTCCAGGTGTTTTACGATCCCTCCGGGACGCGCTGGAAGCCCGCGCCGGGCAAACCGGACGCCTCGGCGTCTGCATCCGCACAGCCGGAACAGGCCCCGATCCAGACTCCCGCGCCCCAGGCCCCGGCTGCACAGTCGGAATCTCTTCCCGGCGGCGGAGTGAAGGTCCGCATGGACCTCTCCGGCACAGCGCCGCAGCAGGCCCCGGCTTCGGGGACCGCTCCCGCGCCAGCTCCCGTCGCATCCCAGCCTTCGGGGGCGGCTTCGGCCTCGTCACCGGTCCAGGCTCCTGCCGGTGGTCCTGTTTCCGATACTGTCACGGCACCGGCACCCGTGACGGGCCAGGTCGCCGGGCAGGCCCTGCCCGTCGCGCAGCCGCAGGCCCCGGAAGCCAAGCCGCAGCCCGCGCCCGCCCAGGGCGTGACCGCGAAAATCGACTTTTCCGCCACCCCGCCGTCCGGCGCGCAGGGAGCAGGGCAGCCTCCCGCCCCAGCAACCGCTCCCGCTCCGGCGCAGCAGGGCGTCACTGGTTCCCCGGTACAGCCTCAGGCGTCACCGCCTACAGGAGCGCAGGCAACCGGAACCATCGGACCCCAGCCCGCCAAGCCTTCCGAGAGCGCGCAACCGGCCCTGGCTTCTCCGGCCCCGGTGAGCCAGCAGATCGCCCAGGCTCCGGCCTCTGCGGCTGCTCCGGCGGCAGGGGCGCAAGCTGTGACGCAACAACCGCCTGCTTCCGCGACTCCGGCATCCCCGGCAACGCCAGCGCCTCCAGCTCCAGCGCAGCCCGCTCCCGGCGAGGTCCGCGCTCCCATCTCCTTCGAGACGGTTCCCGATCCGGCCAAGCCCGCCGCGCAGGGCAAGATCGAAACGCCCCCGGAGGCTCCTGCCGCCGCGCCAGCCCAGACTCCAGCAGCGCCTGGCGAGCAGCCGCCTCCGCCCGCTCCGGAGGCCCCCCTCGCGCCCGGCCAGGAAAAACCGGACACCTTGGAGGACAAGGCATTCCTGATCTCCGGCGAACAGTCCCTGGCGCACGGCGACAACGAAAAGGCCCTGAGCATCGCCAGGACTTTGCTGGAAAAGCAGGGGCTCTCCAAGGAACTCACCGAAGGGGCTCTCTATCTTCAGGCCGAGGCCATGTTCGTCCTCGACAAGGACAAGCTGGCCGAAACCTACCCGGAACTGAGCGGGGCCATCCAGCAGGCGCTCAACTACAACACCACGTCCATGCGGGTGCCGCGTGCGCTCATCAAGCTGGGCTACATCCACCTGCGCCAGGGCAACCTCCCTGAGGCCAGGGCCTATTTCAACCTGCTGCGAAACAAGTACCCCCTGGACCAGGAGGTGCCGCTCATCGACGTGTACTGGGGCGAGTACTACCTGGACCAGGCAAAGCAGCGCGACGCTAAGGGCAACTACGAACGCGCCGCCCAGGCCTTCCGCGAGGTGCTCCAGAAGCATCCCGAGAGCCGCTTCGCCCGCGATGCGGCCCTGGGCCTCTCCAAGGCGCTGCTTGAACTCCAGCAGTACGGAGAGGCCGCCAAAGTGGTGGAGTACGTGGACAAGCGCTGGCCGCGCTACTACGTGGAAAACCCGAGCCTGCGCCGGGTGGCGGCGGACATCGCCTACAAGCTGGGGGACTTCGCCAGGGCCAAGGACGATTATCTCTGGTTCTACAACCTGGTCCCCAAGGACTCGGCCAACGACCTTGTGCTGGCGCGTCTGGGCGACGTGAGCGTGAAGCTCGGAAAGCGCGACGCGGCCCGCGAATTCTACGACATGGCCATCCGCCTGTATCCCGGGCAGGAGGGCGCGCTCATGGCCATGATGCGCATGGCCGAGCAGGGCATCCACGACGCGCCCACTCTCCAGGAGATGTACAAGGCCTTCGCCGATCCCAAGGACATAAAGCCCGAGAAGATTTACGAGATTATCGTCAACGAATATCCCAAGAGCGCCCTGGCCCCGCTGGCGCTCCTCAAGCTGACCATGTGGCGCATGTTCAAGCAGGAGTACCCGGAAACCCTCGAGCTGGCGAACCGCTTCGTCAAGGACTACCACGGCAACGACCTGGAAAAGTCCGCCGTGGAGGTGGGCGCGCAGGCTTTCGGCAAGATGGTCGGGCCGCTCCTGGAGGAGATGAACTACAAGCGCATCCTGGAGCTGTGGCGCAAGTACCCGTTCCTGGCCGAGCGCGGCGACGTCCTCTCCGACCGGGAGCGCCTGGGAGTTGCCCTGGCCCTGTATTACCAGGGCGCGCCCAAGGACGCGCTGGCCATGGCCGAACCCTATCTGGAAAAAGGTCCCACGCCCGACGCCCAGAAGGCCCTGGCCCTGATGCTGACCATCTACCGCGAGAATCAGGACTGGCAGTCCATCCTGGAAACCCTGCGCAAGGTCGCCTCCTGGAAAATGGGCGACAACCCCCGGCGCACCCTGGAGTTCGCCCAGGCCATGGCCCTGGAGCACACCGGCGAGTTCGCCCGCTCGCGCCTGTTGTGGGCGCGGCTTGCCGCAGACAGCCAGCTCGAACCGGGCAAGCGGGCCTACGCCGTGTATTATCAGGCCCGAACCGCCCTGGAGCGCAAGGATTACGACAAGGCCCTGGTCTGGGCCTTGGACTCGCGCACCCTGTTCAAGGAAGCGGCCAAGGACGACGGCAAGGCCCGGGACGCCCTGCAACTCATGGTGGAGGCCAACCAGGGGGCCGGACGCTACCGCGAGGCCCTGGCTCTGTGCGCCCAGCTCGACGCCGAGGCCCCGCCGGACAGCGCGGAGT
- a CDS encoding sigma-54 interaction domain-containing protein codes for MVLNTVGIIGKSPALTSVFSVLSKVAPTDSTVLVTGESGTGKELLVRALHANSRRHSKPFVPVNCGAIPRELLESELFGHEKGAFTHAIRSRAGRFELADGGTIFLDEIGEMDLSLQVKILRVLQEKEFERVGGSRTMKVDVRIVAATNRDLEAEVAAGRFREDLFYRLNVIPMHLPPLRERGDDILILADTFLHRFCEHKERPVLVVPPSTRDMFLRYGWPGNVRELENLMERLSILCDHDEVRPEDLPKKVWEGVGQAPPQPEITQARPAGFVWPVVADLKERNMGLKEFLDEIEERLLTEALGMADGVKNQAAEILGIKRTTLIEKLKKKNMLGA; via the coding sequence ATGGTATTGAACACAGTGGGCATCATCGGCAAAAGCCCAGCCCTGACCAGCGTCTTTTCCGTGCTGTCCAAGGTGGCCCCCACCGATTCCACGGTGTTGGTTACGGGCGAATCGGGAACGGGCAAGGAACTGCTCGTGCGGGCCTTGCACGCCAACAGCCGCCGCCACTCCAAGCCTTTCGTGCCCGTGAACTGCGGGGCCATCCCCCGTGAACTGCTGGAATCGGAGCTGTTCGGGCACGAGAAGGGCGCGTTCACCCACGCCATCCGCAGCCGCGCAGGCCGCTTCGAACTGGCCGACGGCGGCACCATCTTTCTTGACGAAATAGGCGAGATGGACCTGTCCTTACAGGTCAAGATTCTGCGCGTGCTCCAGGAAAAGGAGTTCGAGCGGGTGGGCGGCTCGCGCACCATGAAGGTGGACGTGCGCATCGTGGCCGCCACCAACCGCGACCTGGAGGCCGAAGTGGCCGCCGGCCGCTTCCGCGAAGACCTGTTCTACCGCCTGAACGTCATCCCCATGCATCTGCCGCCGCTGCGCGAACGCGGCGACGACATCCTCATCCTGGCCGACACCTTCCTGCACCGCTTCTGCGAGCACAAGGAACGCCCCGTGCTGGTGGTTCCGCCCTCCACGCGCGACATGTTCCTGCGCTACGGCTGGCCCGGCAACGTGCGTGAGCTGGAAAACCTCATGGAGCGCCTGTCCATCCTGTGCGACCACGACGAGGTGCGCCCGGAGGACCTGCCCAAGAAGGTCTGGGAAGGAGTGGGGCAGGCCCCGCCGCAGCCGGAGATCACCCAGGCGCGCCCGGCCGGGTTCGTGTGGCCTGTGGTCGCCGACCTCAAGGAGCGCAACATGGGCCTCAAGGAATTCCTGGACGAGATCGAGGAGCGCCTGCTCACCGAGGCGCTGGGCATGGCCGACGGGGTGAAGAACCAGGCCGCCGAGATATTGGGTATCAAGCGCACCACGCTCATCGAGAAGCTCAAAAAAAAGAACATGCTGGGAGCCTAA
- the folE2 gene encoding GTP cyclohydrolase FolE2, with protein sequence MKDIQSSPSDVSIAIDRVGIKSLRLPLTVRDRERGRQNTVAEVDLAVDLPAEFKGTHMSRFVEALESWNGELDYHGFRELVAGVRTRLEAQNAHVTVRFPYFVRRASPASGAMSQMDYACTVQGDLTGDKFRITLGVEVPVMTVCPCSLAISDQGAHSQRTVVRARCRFKGFVWLEELITMAEGAGSSPVYALLKREDEKFVTEAAFANPCFVEDVVRGMAKSLEEHAGVVWYSVEAESFESIHNHCAFAGIERTKA encoded by the coding sequence ATGAAAGACATCCAATCATCGCCTTCCGACGTTTCCATCGCCATCGACCGCGTGGGCATCAAGTCCCTGCGCCTGCCCCTGACCGTGCGCGACCGCGAGCGGGGCCGCCAGAACACCGTGGCCGAGGTCGATCTGGCCGTGGACCTGCCCGCCGAGTTCAAGGGCACGCACATGTCGCGCTTCGTGGAGGCTTTGGAGAGCTGGAACGGCGAGCTGGATTATCACGGCTTCCGCGAGCTGGTGGCCGGGGTGCGCACGCGCCTGGAGGCCCAGAACGCCCACGTCACGGTGCGGTTCCCCTATTTCGTGCGCCGGGCCTCGCCCGCCAGCGGGGCCATGTCCCAGATGGACTACGCCTGCACCGTGCAGGGCGACCTCACCGGGGACAAGTTCCGCATCACCCTGGGCGTGGAAGTGCCGGTGATGACCGTGTGCCCGTGCTCGCTGGCCATCAGCGACCAGGGCGCGCACAGCCAGCGCACGGTGGTGCGCGCGCGTTGCCGCTTCAAGGGCTTCGTGTGGCTGGAGGAGCTCATCACCATGGCCGAGGGGGCTGGATCGTCGCCGGTGTATGCGCTTTTGAAGCGCGAGGACGAGAAGTTCGTCACCGAGGCGGCCTTCGCCAACCCCTGCTTCGTGGAGGACGTGGTGCGGGGCATGGCCAAGTCGCTTGAGGAACACGCCGGAGTGGTCTGGTACTCCGTGGAGGCCGAGAGCTTCGAGTCCATCCACAACCACTGCGCCTTCGCCGGGATCGAGCGGACCAAAGCCTAA
- a CDS encoding 4Fe-4S binding protein, whose amino-acid sequence MKPLRIAMSPRQRLRRAIIFASFLLFPLTLTYFSPVVILQGAIKGAVTASAITFVALFLSGLLFGRGFCGWVCPGAGLQEPLAAVNPDAVTSQVAGKVKWVLWIPWLMAILTCYGLAVATNPAGLRLEPDFMMKAWVGIDRPMMFIPYFTVLALIVWQALALGRRGFCHSLCWMAPFLILGTRAGERLGLPQLRLAAESASCDACASCTRACPMSLPVADMAARGDMRHPECVLCGECADVCPKRAIFLGFRASNANKP is encoded by the coding sequence ATGAAACCCCTGCGCATCGCCATGTCTCCACGCCAGCGGCTCAGGCGGGCGATCATATTCGCCTCGTTCCTGCTGTTTCCGCTCACACTCACCTATTTCTCCCCGGTGGTCATCCTTCAGGGAGCCATCAAGGGCGCGGTGACGGCAAGCGCCATCACCTTCGTGGCGCTTTTCCTCTCGGGGCTGTTGTTCGGGCGTGGCTTCTGCGGCTGGGTCTGCCCCGGCGCGGGGCTTCAGGAGCCACTGGCGGCGGTGAACCCCGACGCCGTGACCAGCCAGGTGGCGGGCAAGGTCAAGTGGGTCCTCTGGATTCCCTGGCTCATGGCCATCCTGACCTGCTACGGACTGGCCGTGGCCACCAATCCGGCAGGCCTCCGCCTGGAGCCGGACTTCATGATGAAGGCCTGGGTCGGCATCGACCGGCCCATGATGTTCATCCCGTATTTCACTGTGCTGGCGCTCATCGTCTGGCAGGCGCTGGCCCTTGGCAGGCGCGGCTTCTGCCACAGCCTGTGTTGGATGGCCCCGTTTCTCATTCTGGGGACGCGCGCGGGCGAGCGCCTGGGGCTGCCCCAGCTGCGCCTTGCCGCCGAGAGCGCCTCTTGCGACGCCTGTGCATCCTGCACTCGGGCCTGCCCCATGAGCCTGCCCGTTGCGGACATGGCCGCGCGCGGCGACATGCGCCACCCTGAGTGCGTGCTGTGCGGCGAGTGCGCGGACGTCTGCCCCAAACGCGCCATCTTCCTGGGCTTTCGCGCAAGCAACGCCAACAAACCATAA
- the nikR gene encoding nickel-responsive transcriptional regulator NikR, whose translation MGKTIRFGVSLNSDLLDKFDALCEERSYPNRSEAIRDLIRGVLVEKEQQVGGAEIAAVLTLVYDHHFSDLSQRLVEIQHDEHDVILTTVHVHLDHHNCLEVLILKGAGDAIKRLADRLIATKGVKHGKLTLTTTGQGLV comes from the coding sequence ATGGGCAAGACCATCCGATTCGGCGTGTCGCTCAATTCCGACCTTTTGGACAAGTTCGACGCCCTGTGCGAGGAGCGCAGCTACCCCAACCGCTCCGAGGCCATCCGCGACCTGATCCGGGGCGTGCTGGTGGAGAAGGAGCAGCAGGTCGGCGGGGCGGAGATCGCCGCCGTGCTGACCCTGGTGTACGACCATCACTTTTCCGACCTGTCTCAGCGGCTGGTGGAAATCCAGCACGACGAGCACGACGTGATCCTGACCACGGTCCACGTGCACCTGGACCACCACAACTGCCTGGAAGTGCTGATTCTGAAGGGCGCTGGCGACGCCATCAAGCGCCTGGCCGACCGGCTTATCGCCACCAAGGGCGTGAAGCACGGCAAGCTCACGTTGACCACCACCGGACAGGGACTGGTATAA
- a CDS encoding class I SAM-dependent methyltransferase codes for MRTLATAPHQTSQQSKPASPDYTQGPRQCLHVEELGRTWLLNRTGDLETIWENMSREEFGEDERMPYWAELWPASLLLCRWLSRNQELVRGRFCLDVGCGLGLTGIVGQSLGAKVVGMDHQWPAVYFSRENAALNGVAQPLWTQMDWCAPAFKPKSFDFMWGGDIVYETRFYHPLTKLFKEYLAPGGRIWLAEPRRSVSRPVWERLAEDGFGVQKLFTEPVPVEGYHVTVNLWELSLGE; via the coding sequence ATGCGAACCCTGGCGACCGCCCCCCACCAGACATCCCAACAATCCAAGCCCGCAAGCCCGGACTACACCCAGGGACCCAGGCAGTGCCTGCATGTCGAGGAGCTTGGCCGCACCTGGCTTCTGAACCGCACCGGCGACCTGGAAACCATCTGGGAGAACATGAGCCGCGAGGAGTTCGGCGAGGACGAGCGCATGCCCTATTGGGCGGAACTGTGGCCCGCGAGCCTTTTGCTGTGCCGCTGGCTCTCGCGCAATCAGGAGCTGGTGCGCGGGCGCTTCTGCCTGGACGTGGGCTGCGGGCTTGGGCTCACGGGCATCGTGGGCCAGTCGCTGGGGGCGAAGGTGGTGGGCATGGACCATCAGTGGCCTGCCGTGTATTTTTCGCGCGAGAACGCTGCGCTGAACGGTGTTGCGCAGCCCCTGTGGACCCAGATGGACTGGTGCGCCCCGGCCTTCAAGCCGAAGAGCTTCGATTTCATGTGGGGCGGCGACATCGTGTACGAAACGCGCTTCTATCATCCGCTGACGAAATTGTTTAAGGAGTATCTGGCTCCGGGCGGACGCATCTGGCTGGCCGAACCCCGTCGCAGCGTGTCGCGCCCGGTCTGGGAGCGCCTGGCCGAGGACGGCTTCGGGGTGCAAAAGCTCTTCACCGAGCCCGTGCCCGTGGAAGGCTACCACGTCACGGTCAACTTGTGGGAACTCTCGCTGGGCGAGTAA
- the gcvH gene encoding glycine cleavage system protein GcvH produces MFPTDLKYTPSHEWAKIEGDTATVGITSFAQEQLGDITFVDLPAVGSQVTQGSEFGSIESVKAASELYSPVTGEVIEVNDALEANPELVNQEAFEGGWMMKVKLSAEPQGLLDAAAYEKTAVSCH; encoded by the coding sequence ATGTTTCCCACCGATCTGAAGTACACCCCCTCCCACGAATGGGCCAAAATCGAGGGCGACACCGCCACCGTGGGCATCACCAGCTTCGCCCAGGAGCAACTGGGCGACATCACCTTCGTGGACCTGCCCGCCGTGGGCTCCCAGGTGACCCAGGGCAGCGAATTCGGCTCCATCGAGTCCGTCAAGGCCGCAAGCGAGCTCTACTCCCCCGTGACCGGCGAGGTCATCGAGGTGAACGACGCGCTGGAAGCCAACCCGGAGCTGGTCAACCAGGAAGCCTTCGAGGGTGGCTGGATGATGAAGGTGAAGCTCTCCGCCGAGCCCCAGGGCCTGCTGGACGCCGCCGCCTACGAAAAAACCGCCGTATCCTGCCACTAG
- the gcvPA gene encoding aminomethyl-transferring glycine dehydrogenase subunit GcvPA, whose product MPYVPHTTADTRAMLEVVGVDSVEELFAEIPQSLRPKSFDLPAGMSEMATRAKLEDLASRNSTNLVSFLGAGFYDHYVPSAVDALTMRGEFYTAYTPYQPEASQGTLQAIYEYQTAVTRLLGMDCSNASVYDGGTAIYEAVMMAVRQTKRVRVVISETVNPIYRILLGTYTVNLKLELVTVPHVDGATDFAAMEKAVDKDTACVVVQSPNFFGCVEDASALFAAAKAQGAVNIISAYPVMASVIKTPGAMGADIAVAEGQSLGLPMSFGGPYLGIMTCTKALVRQMPGRIVGRTTDSQGRTGYVLTLQAREQHIRRQKATSNICSNQALCALRCLAHLCLLGEEGLRRTASASIGNARYAAGKLAKIPGVTVLNNGPVGNEFAIRLPRPAQDVCLAMIGRGYVPGFPLGRYYPGLEDCLLVTCTEKHSRRDIDILAAWLEDEL is encoded by the coding sequence ATGCCCTACGTTCCCCACACCACGGCGGACACGCGGGCCATGCTGGAGGTCGTCGGCGTGGACTCCGTGGAGGAGTTGTTCGCCGAGATCCCCCAGAGCCTGCGTCCCAAGAGCTTCGACCTGCCCGCCGGCATGTCCGAGATGGCCACCCGCGCCAAGCTCGAGGACCTGGCCTCGCGCAACTCCACCAACCTGGTGAGTTTCCTCGGCGCGGGCTTCTACGACCACTACGTGCCCTCGGCGGTGGACGCGCTCACCATGCGCGGCGAGTTCTACACCGCCTACACGCCCTACCAGCCCGAGGCCAGCCAGGGCACGCTCCAGGCCATCTACGAGTACCAGACCGCAGTCACGCGCCTTCTGGGCATGGACTGCTCCAACGCGTCGGTCTACGACGGCGGCACCGCCATCTATGAAGCGGTCATGATGGCCGTTCGCCAGACCAAGCGCGTGAGGGTTGTCATCTCCGAGACGGTGAACCCCATCTACCGCATCCTGCTCGGCACCTACACGGTGAACCTGAAGCTTGAGCTAGTCACCGTGCCCCATGTGGACGGCGCGACCGACTTCGCGGCCATGGAAAAGGCCGTGGACAAGGACACCGCCTGCGTGGTGGTGCAGAGCCCCAACTTCTTCGGCTGCGTGGAGGACGCCTCCGCGCTGTTCGCCGCCGCCAAGGCCCAGGGCGCTGTGAACATCATCAGCGCCTACCCGGTGATGGCCAGCGTCATCAAGACCCCCGGCGCCATGGGCGCGGACATCGCCGTGGCCGAGGGCCAGAGCCTGGGCCTGCCCATGAGCTTCGGCGGGCCGTACCTGGGCATCATGACCTGCACCAAGGCCCTGGTCCGCCAGATGCCGGGGCGCATCGTGGGCCGCACCACCGACTCGCAGGGCCGCACCGGCTACGTGCTCACACTGCAAGCCCGCGAACAGCACATCCGCCGCCAGAAGGCCACCTCCAACATCTGCTCCAACCAGGCCCTGTGCGCCCTGCGCTGCCTGGCGCACCTGTGCCTTTTGGGCGAGGAAGGGCTTCGCCGCACGGCCAGCGCCTCCATCGGCAACGCGCGTTACGCCGCCGGAAAGCTCGCCAAGATCCCTGGCGTCACCGTTTTGAACAACGGCCCCGTGGGCAACGAGTTCGCCATCCGCCTGCCCCGCCCCGCCCAGGACGTCTGCCTGGCCATGATCGGCCGCGGCTACGTGCCGGGCTTCCCGCTGGGACGCTACTACCCCGGCCTGGAGGACTGCCTGCTGGTGACCTGCACCGAGAAGCACTCCCGCCGCGACATCGACATACTGGCCGCATGGCTGGAGGACGAACTATGA
- the gcvPB gene encoding aminomethyl-transferring glycine dehydrogenase subunit GcvPB, whose protein sequence is MSTVFTKSAPGREGVWPKQPEHDLSDLLPAGLTREVPAGLPSLSELDVVRHFSLLSRKNFGVDSNFYPLGSCTMKYNPKFCEDIAGLPGFARLHPLLPQLPRGDELTQGALEVMYESERWLAEITGMHDFTLHPMAGAHGELTGVLIMAAYHADKGNKKTKIICPDSAHGTNPASAAIAGYEVVSIASKDGIVDPDALAEVLDDEVAGMMMTCPNTLGLFEKNLPKIVEMLRSVDALLYYDGANLNAVMGKMRVGDAGFDVVHLNLHKTFATPHGGGGPGSGPVGVCEKLAPYLPISRVVKDPSGRFHLRYDYPKSIGYVAPFYGNFGVVLKAYAYMLRLGREGLIKVSENAVLAANYMRKRLDDVLEVPYDRVCMHEFVASAEKQSHKGVRALDIAKALLDKGYHAPTVYFPLIVKECLMFEPTETESKETLDQFVDDLRDILALAETDPAAVQAAPVTLPVTRLDETAAARNMHITEDM, encoded by the coding sequence ATGAGCACCGTGTTCACCAAATCCGCGCCCGGCCGCGAGGGCGTCTGGCCCAAGCAGCCGGAACACGACCTCTCCGACCTGCTGCCCGCAGGGCTGACCCGCGAGGTCCCCGCCGGACTGCCCTCTCTCTCGGAGTTGGACGTGGTGCGCCACTTCAGCCTGCTCTCGCGCAAGAACTTCGGGGTGGACTCCAACTTCTACCCGCTGGGTTCCTGCACCATGAAATACAACCCCAAGTTCTGCGAAGACATCGCCGGACTGCCGGGATTTGCCCGCCTGCACCCCCTGCTGCCCCAGTTGCCGCGCGGCGACGAGCTGACCCAGGGCGCGCTCGAGGTGATGTACGAGTCCGAGCGCTGGCTGGCCGAGATCACCGGCATGCACGACTTCACCCTGCACCCCATGGCCGGGGCGCACGGCGAACTGACCGGCGTTCTCATCATGGCGGCCTACCACGCGGACAAGGGCAACAAGAAGACCAAGATCATCTGCCCCGACTCCGCCCACGGCACCAACCCCGCCTCCGCCGCCATCGCCGGATACGAGGTGGTGTCCATCGCCTCCAAGGACGGCATCGTGGACCCCGACGCCCTGGCCGAAGTGCTGGACGACGAGGTCGCGGGCATGATGATGACCTGCCCCAACACCCTTGGCCTGTTCGAGAAGAACCTGCCAAAAATCGTCGAGATGCTGCGCTCCGTGGACGCCCTGCTCTACTACGACGGCGCGAACCTGAACGCGGTCATGGGCAAGATGCGCGTGGGCGACGCCGGGTTCGACGTGGTGCACCTGAACCTGCACAAGACCTTCGCCACGCCCCACGGCGGCGGCGGTCCCGGCTCCGGCCCCGTGGGCGTGTGCGAGAAACTCGCGCCCTACCTGCCCATCTCGCGCGTGGTGAAGGACCCCTCGGGGCGCTTCCACCTGCGCTACGACTACCCCAAGTCCATCGGCTACGTGGCCCCCTTCTACGGCAACTTCGGCGTGGTGCTCAAAGCCTACGCCTACATGCTGCGCCTGGGCCGCGAGGGCCTTATAAAGGTCAGCGAGAACGCCGTGCTCGCCGCCAACTACATGCGCAAGCGCCTGGACGACGTGCTGGAGGTCCCCTACGACCGCGTCTGCATGCACGAGTTCGTGGCCTCCGCCGAGAAGCAGTCGCACAAGGGCGTGCGCGCCCTGGACATCGCCAAGGCGCTCCTGGACAAGGGCTACCACGCCCCCACGGTCTACTTCCCGCTCATCGTCAAGGAATGCCTGATGTTCGAGCCCACGGAGACCGAATCCAAGGAGACCCTGGACCAGTTCGTGGACGACCTGCGCGACATCCTGGCCCTGGCCGAAACCGACCCGGCGGCAGTGCAGGCCGCGCCGGTGACGCTGCCCGTCACCCGCCTGGACGAGACCGCCGCCGCGCGCAACATGCACATCACCGAAGACATGTAA
- a CDS encoding BrnA antitoxin family protein, whose protein sequence is MKRKLKSDLERVKRMSEEEVQRNFLDDPDALPTDEAFWLHATRVEHPMQKQSISIRLNQRVVDYFKKQGPGYQTRINNVLERYVELQEHRNQQ, encoded by the coding sequence ATGAAGCGGAAGCTAAAATCTGACCTGGAGCGCGTGAAGCGCATGAGCGAGGAGGAAGTCCAGCGCAACTTCCTGGACGACCCCGACGCTTTGCCCACGGACGAGGCGTTCTGGCTTCACGCCACCAGGGTCGAACATCCCATGCAAAAGCAGTCCATCAGCATCCGCCTGAACCAGCGGGTCGTCGATTATTTCAAGAAGCAAGGCCCTGGCTACCAGACCCGTATCAACAACGTGCTGGAGCGCTACGTGGAACTTCAGGAACACCGCAACCAGCAGTGA